In the Sus scrofa isolate TJ Tabasco breed Duroc chromosome 6, Sscrofa11.1, whole genome shotgun sequence genome, one interval contains:
- the EXO5 gene encoding exonuclease V, with protein MAETGEEETVSAEASGFSDLSDSEFLDLEDTQESSMSLSEPGPSSALSEKHGNLISLPTWKGGLDVSSPMERFHLKYLYVTDLCTQNWCEQQMVYEKELPGFLTPEKSAVLDTGASIHLARELEVHDLVTVPVTTKEDAWAIKFLNILSMIPTLQSEGRIREFPVFGEVEGVFLVGVIDELHYTARGELELAELKTRRRPVLPMNAQKNKDRFQVNLYKYIFDAMVQGKVTTASLIYHTKLHPEKPLGPSVLRHARQGGFSVKSLGDLMELVYLTLTLSDLPVIDSLKIEYIHQETATVLGTEIVAFEEKEVRRKVQHYLAYWMGHREPQGVDVEEAWKCRACNYADICEWRKGSRLPNSVLEPQVKIAK; from the coding sequence ATGGCAGAGACTGGGGAAGAGGAGACAGTGTCAGCGGAGGCCTCAGGGTTCTCAGACTTGAGTGACTCAGAGTTTCTGGACCTAGAAGATACGCAAGAGTCAAGTATGTCACTTAGCGAGCCTGGCCCTTCTTCAGCACTCTCTGAGAAGCATGGCAATCTTATAAGCTTACCTACATGGAAAGGAGGATTGGATGTCTCATCACCTATGGAGCGATTCCATCTTAAATATTTGTATGTCACTGACCTCTGTACTCAGAACTGGTGCGAACAGCAAATGGTGTATGAAAAAGAGCTTCCTGGTTTCTTGACACCTGAGAAGTCAGCTGTTTTGGACACTGGTGCTAGTATCCACCTAGCTAGAGAACTAGAAGTTCATGACCTTGTGACTGTCCCTGTCACCACGAAAGAAGATGCTTGGGCAATTAAGTTTCTGAACATACTGTCAATGATTCCTACCCTGCAGTCAGAAGGGCGCATCAGAGAGTTCCCAGTGTTTGGAGAAGTAGAGGGTGTGTTTCTTGTTGGAGTGATTGATGAGCTGCACTATACAGCCAGGGGAGAGCTGGAACTGGCGGAACTCAAGACACGCAGGCGCCCCGTGCTCCCCATGAAtgctcaaaaaaataaagaccgTTTTCAAGTCAACCTGTACAAATACATCTTTGATGCCATGGTACAAGGGAAAGTGACCACTGCTAGCCTAATCTACCACACAAAACTGCATCCAGAAAAGCCACTGGGACCTTCAGTGCTGAGGCATGCCCGGCAGGGAGGCTTCTCTGTGAAGTCCTTGGGTGACCTCATGGAGCTGGTCTACTTGACTCTAACACTGTCTGACCTCCCAGTTATCGATAGCCTGAAGATTGAGTATATCCACCAAGAGACTGCCACTGTGCTGGGTACAGAGATAGTGGCCTTTGAAGAGAAGGAGGTGAGACGTAAAGTGCAGCACTATTTGGCCTACTGGATGGGCCACCGAGAGCCTCAAGGGGTTGATGTAGAGGAGGCTTGGAAATGCCGGGCATGCAACTATGCAGATATCTGTGAGTGGAGGAAGGGCAGTAGGTTGCCCAATTCCGTGCTAGAGCCTCAAGTCAAAATAGCCAAATGA
- the LOC110261413 gene encoding uncharacterized protein LOC110261413, with protein sequence MTRLAVEKEALKDQVPAACRTATAFTFNILTCSVLPGLAGSEYFCLQRGPSHRPQTTVPPGVSCMPESLLGTPYKEQARGRWPPEGVLADSRVSVPPKTFRCPLRIKPPGNQAQKARRLRKDRLLPEAPAAPPKDRLLPEGPAAAQGPPPPRGPSGAAQSSRVCGASRSPPRWIGGGFGRWCLRLRRPCLFAAGRACGWIWNGIALLLDVEALSHPRGLPATAKPVSARYCCICALSPWILCPLLCTAEGTAIHSLSKDGSARLINVFFLLAYF encoded by the exons ATGACAAGGCTGGCGGTGGAGAAAGAAGCTCTGAAAGATCAG GTTCCTGCCGCCTGCAGAACTGCCACTGCCTTCACCTTCAACATCCTGACTTGTTCGGTGCTGCCCGGACTTGCGGGCTCCGAGTACTTCTGCCTGCAGCGGGGACCTTCCCACCGGCCCCAAACCACCGTCCCCCCAGGAGTTTCATGCATGCCCGAAAGTCTACTGGGCACTCCCTACAAGGAGCAAGCAAGGGGTCGCTGGCCTCCGGAAGGGGTCCTAGCCGACAGCAGGGTCTCCG TCCCTCCGAAGACCTTTCGTTGCCCACTTCGCATTAAGCCTCCAGGAAACCAGGCCCAGAAG GCCCGGCGGCTGCGCAAGGACCgcctcctcccagaggccccagcGGCACCGCCCAAGGACCGCCTCCTCCCAGAAGGCCCGGCGGCTGCGCAAGGACCgcctcctcccagaggccccagcGGCGCCGCCCAGTCCTCGCGAGTCTGCGGCGCTAGCAGGAGTCCACCTCGCTGGATAGGCGGAGGGTTTGGACGCTGGTGTCTACGCTTGAGGAGGCCGTGCCTGTTCGCCGCTGGCCGTGCGTGTGGCTGGATTTGGAACGGGATTGCGCTGTTACTTGACGTCGAAGCTCTCTCTCACCCTCGGGGGCTCCCGGCTACCGCCAAACCAGTCTCTGCCCGTTACTGCTGCATCTGTGCCTTGTCACCGTGGATTCTGTGTCCCCTTCTTTGCACAGCTGAGGGGACAGCCATCCACTCACTTTCCAAAGACGGTAGTGCTCGTCTCATCAATGTGTTTTTTCTGTTGGCTTACTTTTAA